The genomic DNA GAAATAGTTGATAGCTAGGCGGGGGTAAAATAGCACCTGGAAAAAGATCAAGCAGGATAGCCTGGAATATCGCGATATCACGTTCCATGAATTTCGGTAGGTGAGTATCAATGATAGATCTCAGTAAAATAACAGTTTCTTCTTCGGTGGAGTTATGAAGCTTTAAGTGGACAGCCCTCCTCAGAACGGTCTTCATAGATCTCATTCCAAAGTCGTAGCATAATTCGGTGGCGAAAAAATCTGCGCAGAGTTTTTGTGCTGTTACTAGTCGTCTGGCAAGAATTTTGGCACTTGTAAAGCCTCCGGTATAGAGTTCAACTTCTGCAATTGGAAGAAAGTCCGGACGGACCATTGCTACTGTCCTGAAAAGGGTTCTCGTGTTGTTTGGTATAGAAAGGTGGCTCACGTGTCCTGAGTCCAAGGTTACGCAAATATTACATGTGAGATTCAACCTCAGACTGGTACCCTCTATATCACAACGCTTCGCTGAAGTGCGAATAGCTCGAGTAATTGCCTGCATTTGCTGTCCCACAACGGATAGGACCTCTGGATCAAGCCAGTGAAAGTCATCAAGGCACACCCAAGTACCACAGCTGGCAACGCCCTTCATGATGTTTCCTATGCAGACGTAGTCCATGTGCTCGGAGCACCCAACGACAACACACTGAACGCCCAAAGCCCTGGCGAGTCCTCGAACAGTTTCCGTCTTCCCCGTGGCCGTGGGGCCTTCCAGCGAGCCATACAAGCAGCAGCTTCGAGCCTCGACTAAGGTGCGGTAGCATCTGTCAGTCAAAGGTGTCACGATGATTGGACACGTTGCTTCATTACCCAAATATTCGTAGCCGTAGTTCATTGTTGCATCCATCATTCTTACGACAACCGTCTTTGTTAGTTGATCCTCACCTTCGAGGTAGTATCGCAGCTGAACCTGCCAGTCGAAGTCCTCCTGCCTATCGACTTTCTTCTCAATAAGCTCCTTTACGATATCCATGTTATGAAGCTCTGCGACGATCATTGTTACCAAAACGAGCCGTTGTTTTCGCGACAATAGTTTTCTGGTCTCTTTTACCAGACCAACAATTTGCATTTCGATGTCTCTTTTATAGTCGGTGAGAGCTTTCAGATTACGGTCGGACAGAGCTGCCGTCACTTGGGATGTCCAAAAGATGCGAGTTGCACAAAGAGAGACCATTCCTGGCCAGGTGAAAATCCAGGCGATTCTAAAATCAGCATCTTCCTTTGcagctgaaaaattatacagtatTTATAATGTGAACAATCGTTGTATGATGAAATAAACAGTGAGTTCATATTGATGGTCTTTATGCATTAGTGATAGCACATAGTCAAAGACATACTTTCACGCCATTTAGATATTCTTCAATTAACTAAACAATAAGTAATGACAGTATCATACCATTCTTTTCTATGTATTCCATACAACTGgttcgaattttttcctgCAAGGTTGTTACTATATCACGTTCAACACGGATTAGCCAATCCTCGGTACGACCGGTATCCATCAGTGATTGGAAACTGCACCCTTGAATGCAAATTTCTTCACTGTCGTGACCAGTAATGGAATAGCTCTGGGGGTCTGGGTTCGCAGTGAGTCTTGCTAGCCCGTGAAAACACTTGGTAAGACAGAGCTGGGGATCCTGCGTTGAATCACAGAAATCGAATAGAGTCCGCAGTACTTCTTTATCCGAGAGGAAGAAGAATCGTGGAAATCGCAGCCTTTTAGTCATAAGATAGCGACGAATGCCTTCATTGACCCTTTCCATGTCTTCAGTACTGCGGAGCACGGATGAAAGGAAATCTTGGCTCTCCGCTACGACGCGCACGCGGGGATCCTTCGAAATCTTATTCAGAGCGGAGCTGAGTACCATGCTGATCGACGCGTACAGCCTAGACTCCCTGGAAAGTTCCGATTTGATTCCTCGACTGGCGAAGATCGAACGAAGATCTAGCCATCGGTACTGCAGGGCGATCCATCTATCCAGTGTTTTTCCGATTGTTTTTAGGGTGGCTTTAAAGCTTGCAACCTCACGCTCGATAGGTTTCACAAAGTATGAGGCACCCATCTCCTCAATCTTGGTCAGTTGCTCTGCAAGGAGGATCTCTACGTCTTCCGGCTCTATTAAAACTCTCAGATCGGTGTTCGTGACCGGCTTCGTTCTCAAGATTAGAGGATCCCATTCGTTTATCATGGCTGCAAGTTGTTGCTGAAGAGCTAGTTCTTTATTTGCTCCAATGCTTATCACCTGGTACTTTTCGATGTCGTGCGTTAGATCGaatccaattatttttcgcaaaGTAGTTCCAGCATTCGGGACGAGGTCGATACCAGCAATCACGGACATTTCGTCCCAGTGCCGTTTAACCAGTGCTGGGTTACAGAAGCACATCGCCAGGGGAACGTATTGGTTGAAATCATTCACTTCCTTGATCACCTGCCAACACAATTTCAGCGGGGCTGGTTGTTGCATGGGATCTGGGTCATCGACGATCCCTGAAAACCGATAAGATTTGTTCGCCGCCAGGTCCGCCTTTAACTTTGTGCGATAGGATCTACTAATTTCACCAAAACGGGCAAAATACTCGTCGGTTTTCTGCTTGATCACATTCGCATCTAGGTAATCGAAAGGTCCATCAAGCCATACGTCATTGTCACGTTTCCATCTATAGATCAAACGAACGAGGGTGTGGAATGGCTCAATCGTTTCCTTCACCTCATTAACCTTGGTGAAAGTTGTTTCCGGAAACTTAAATAGCCTCTCCTCCAGATTGATCCAACTTATCTGTTCGTCTATCCCTTCAACGTGTCGCATCAACATACTGAGGTCGTCGACGTACTCTCGAATGCGTTTTGCGTCGTCCATATCATCGAGAATTACTAATTTCGGGAAAAACTTGTCGACTTCTTCGTTGAGCACGTTTATGCGCCGCTGCAGTTCGTCTTCTAGCTCGCATTTGGTTGCCTCACACAGTATGGCACTTTCTTCGAACACTGGGCCGATTTTAATAAGCCAATTTATCGTTTGTCTGTTCAGCTCCAGATGCGAATCATCCAGAGTAGCAATCCCTATTAATGAGTCCAACATTTCAATAGAGCACCGAATCTTCTCTTCAAGTTCCCCAATTAGTACGCTGGAAGCGTACGCCATATATTCAGTCAGCAGGAATAGATCCTTGGCGTTATTCGGTACGTTCAATGCCTTCGCTGTCAACTTTTCGAAAGTATTACATATCGACTTATTATACTCTTGATGATGCCTCACTAGCTCTTTGACAACGATGCCAAcgatttttgcagtttttgttttcaggACTGACTTTGCATTGGCTTGCCCAAGTCGGCCAACTGCGTAATATTCGTTCGCGACCATTTCGTTGGTTTCTTTTATGAAGCCAATAAACCTTTTCACTTCAACGCAGCATTCGTGGAACTCGCGGTATTCGCTAACAAACTCCACGATTTCGGCTTCAGTTTCCGGTCTGCATACGACATCGAATTTACTCTTATGTCGGGCACAATGAGAGTTCACAGGATGAAAGACTTTTTCTAGGATTGTTTGCAATCTCTCGTGGGCTTCGTTTCTAAACCATTTTGGTAGTTTTACGTCCATGTAGTTTTtcttggtttttattttcagccaATACTCGAAGGGAGTAAGTTCCTGGCCTAAGTTTGCCACATCCTCTACAATTTGGTGATAGCTTTGGTAGATCTCCTCGATACATGGATTCATGACGAGTTCGCAATTCGTGCAAATGAGCTCGAGCTTTAAGCGTGGACACTGTTGTGGATTACCCAGAACTTCAATTAGGTCTTCCACGGTCGTGATCATGCGATTCAGGATTTCCTGGACAAACAGCCTTGTAGCACAGCGTAAGAATTGCGCCAAGGTTTTTACCATGCAGGCTAGATCAAGATACTTTGTTCGCTTTAATAGTTTTGCTACTTCGTCGTAATAACGCCTCATTATTAGAAGCCCACTGTTCCGAAGATCTTTGGCAATGGCGTCCTTCAGCTTGTGTAACTCTAGTAGTCCCAAGCTGTGATAGCGAGAAAATTGTAGGAACTTTTCCGGAAGTCCAGAGTATGCCTTTGCTTTGATTACCCTAATCAATTTGTGGGATAAAAAATACTGTCCTCTGATAAAgttacgatttttcaaaaaattttcataatttttggTCCGGCCTTCGTGAGCAAAGGGAGTCTCGATGGGTGAAAGTTCAAGATCGTCTTTTCTTAAGCTTGGATGTAGTACCATTTTGATTCCAAATCCATGCATTTCTTCAAAATACTTCTGTCTCGTCTCCTGGATTATTTGTTCCACAATATGCGGGTATTTGGATCTAATACTCTTTGGGATTAAtcgcaaaatattttcttcccaCTCTATCGGATGTTCAACTGTAGGTATAGAATTTCcgtaaaattttgcaatgtGGATGTAAAATGATTCTGGTAAGTCAAGATGATGATAACGTGTCTCAATACTCTTATCATCGACATCCCTCATTAATAATTCTTTGGTACGCGAATTATCGGCAGAGTTTGCAATTAACTCAACTACTTCACGCGTTCGCACTTTCTGCGTACTAAATTTAAGTAATGGATTTTTATCGTAGTCATTACTTGTGAACTGATTTAAATTTGGTATCGGAGGTCTTCGCGGCACCTTTGTCTTGCCGTAGACGAGATTATAGAATTCTTGTCTTTCCatgtcaaattattttcattgtatttAGTAATTTTAGTCAGCTTAATGTAAGTCTATAACTTTATGTTCAGCCTTTCGTTACATCATCCATGCAAGTCTACAAGAAATGATATACCGTGCAAAAATCAGTAGGACGAACCTTGAATTACTTCGCTATATGTTAGCATTAATTTTAACTTACACGCGCGTATATGATTATGAACACAGTTAAGTATATTCGTTTTGTTACTACTACATACTATAATTGTTAATGGAAAAATATGTGTG from Diprion similis isolate iyDipSimi1 chromosome 2, iyDipSimi1.1, whole genome shotgun sequence includes the following:
- the LOC124416327 gene encoding dynein axonemal heavy chain 12-like, coding for MERQEFYNLVYGKTKVPRRPPIPNLNQFTSNDYDKNPLLKFSTQKVRTREVVELIANSADNSRTKELLMRDVDDKSIETRYHHLDLPESFYIHIAKFYGNSIPTVEHPIEWEENILRLIPKSIRSKYPHIVEQIIQETRQKYFEEMHGFGIKMVLHPSLRKDDLELSPIETPFAHEGRTKNYENFLKNRNFIRGQYFLSHKLIRVIKAKAYSGLPEKFLQFSRYHSLGLLELHKLKDAIAKDLRNSGLLIMRRYYDEVAKLLKRTKYLDLACMVKTLAQFLRCATRLFVQEILNRMITTVEDLIEVLGNPQQCPRLKLELICTNCELVMNPCIEEIYQSYHQIVEDVANLGQELTPFEYWLKIKTKKNYMDVKLPKWFRNEAHERLQTILEKVFHPVNSHCARHKSKFDVVCRPETEAEIVEFVSEYREFHECCVEVKRFIGFIKETNEMVANEYYAVGRLGQANAKSVLKTKTAKIVGIVVKELVRHHQEYNKSICNTFEKLTAKALNVPNNAKDLFLLTEYMAYASSVLIGELEEKIRCSIEMLDSLIGIATLDDSHLELNRQTINWLIKIGPVFEESAILCEATKCELEDELQRRINVLNEEVDKFFPKLVILDDMDDAKRIREYVDDLSMLMRHVEGIDEQISWINLEERLFKFPETTFTKVNEVKETIEPFHTLVRLIYRWKRDNDVWLDGPFDYLDANVIKQKTDEYFARFGEISRSYRTKLKADLAANKSYRFSGIVDDPDPMQQPAPLKLCWQVIKEVNDFNQYVPLAMCFCNPALVKRHWDEMSVIAGIDLVPNAGTTLRKIIGFDLTHDIEKYQVISIGANKELALQQQLAAMINEWDPLILRTKPVTNTDLRVLIEPEDVEILLAEQLTKIEEMGASYFVKPIEREVASFKATLKTIGKTLDRWIALQYRWLDLRSIFASRGIKSELSRESRLYASISMVLSSALNKISKDPRVRVVAESQDFLSSVLRSTEDMERVNEGIRRYLMTKRLRFPRFFFLSDKEVLRTLFDFCDSTQDPQLCLTKCFHGLARLTANPDPQSYSITGHDSEEICIQGCSFQSLMDTGRTEDWLIRVERDIVTTLQEKIRTSCMEYIEKNAAKEDADFRIAWIFTWPGMVSLCATRIFWTSQVTAALSDRNLKALTDYKRDIEMQIVGLVKETRKLLSRKQRLVLVTMIVAELHNMDIVKELIEKKVDRQEDFDWQVQLRYYLEGEDQLTKTVVVRMMDATMNYGYEYLGNEATCPIIVTPLTDRCYRTLVEARSCCLYGSLEGPTATGKTETVRGLARALGVQCVVVGCSEHMDYVCIGNIMKGVASCGTWVCLDDFHWLDPEVLSVVGQQMQAITRAIRTSAKRCDIEGTSLRLNLTCNICVTLDSGHKLNSIPEALQVPKFLPDD